One uncultured Carboxylicivirga sp. genomic window, TTACAATGTAAGCCTTACGGTTCAAGATGCTGAAGGATGTATTTCAACATTAAAAAAAAATGAAGATATCCAGGCTATCTTTCCAGATGCTTCTTTTATTGCAGATGACACAACAGGTTGTGTCCATCAGGATATCACCTTATCTGAAAATACTACAAGTACAATCTCCTCATACAAATGGTATCTCAATGAAGAAATTTTATCTGAAATTGCTCAACCAACATTAAACCTTAATGACTCTGGTTATTATACAATTAGGCTTGATATTATTGATGAGCATGGCTGTGAGGCAAGCAAAATAAAAGAGAAATATATTCATATTCAAGAGCCTCCTCAAACTTATTTTGAGTCATCCAGTAATTATTCTGACTGTTATCCATTTTTAGTTAAATTTGAGGATAAATCGGTGACTGACTATCCGGGATCATGGTATTGGTTATTTAATCAGGAATCAAATAAATCAATTTTACAAAACCCGTCATTTATCTATTCTAAACCGGGAAAATATGATGTCACCCTTATTAGTTCAACGACTTATGGATGCGCTGACACCCTTGTTAGAAAGAATTTTATTGAAGTTAAGGGTCCTTATGCAAAACCATTAGTTAATGATACAATTTGTATTAACAGCCCGGTTGAACTTTCTGCAACTGACACCTCCGACATTTTTAAAATAGCTTGGGATCTTGGAGATGGTAATATCATTAACAATTTGAAGGTCACTCATACTTATAAAACTCCAGGTGAACTGTATCCCTCTCTTATCATCCAATCAGATAGTATTGGTACATGTAATGTTATAATCAGAGATACAATAAGAGCTATTGATTTTAAAGCAGATTTCTTAACTGATTTAAAGCCAGAATCAGGCTGTATACCCCTTGAAATTAATCTTAATAATCAATCAATTAATTCCGGTAATATTACCTGGCTTATTAATGATACTCTGCAAACAGAAAATTCAACTTACTCTTTTACTATTCATGAATCTGGAATAAATACAATTCAACTTATTGCACAGAACACACAATATAGCTGTATTGACACCAGTGATTTAAAAACTATTGAAGCCTATCCACCACCAAACATTACAACCAGTAATGACACTCTTATTTGTGTTGGTGATCAGATAATTATTAATGCTTACGGTGGGATAAAATATCTTTGGCAACCTTCATCTTCGTTGGATGATGAAACTCTAAACAATCCATTAGCTCAACCTGACAGTTCAACACTTTACAAAATACTGGTAACAGATATTAATCAGTGCTCAGCCATTGACTCAATCTATATTACAGTTCAACAGATTCCGGAACTTTCAATACCAGATACAACAATTATAATCGGTGAAAGTGTATCAATTCAAATACCTCAAGACGGTTTATTATCAGTGGAGTGGGAACTGATGGACGGAATTAACTGTACAAATTGTTTTAACAATGAGTTTAAACCCCTTGAGACCACAGAATATAAAGTCTGGATAACAGATACAAGCAGTTGTTTTACTGTAGATTATTCATATTTAATTAATGTAGATAAAAAATATTCCATCGATCTACCATCCGCATTTACCCCTAATGGAGATGGTGTTAACGATCTTTTATTTGTACGTGGCTGGGGCTTGGAGAAATTAATTGAATTTAAAATATTTAACAGATTTGGTGAACTAGTATATCAATCAGTGGATATTGATAAAGGATGGGATGGAACTTACAAAGGAAAACTATTACCTACCGAAACATATCAGTATATTGTAAAAGCATTTACATATGACAATGAGATAATCTCAAAATCAGGCAGCATTAAGATTATACGTTAAACCAAAAATTAAATACCTATACATGAATAAACTAATTAAACTTTCTGCATCAGTTATTTTTTTGATACAGTTTAGTTCACATATTGAATGCAAACCATTAGAGGTATATTCATCCTTTCTATTTAATGAACTAGATTCTACAAAAACAGAGATATTTTCATTTCCTAATCCGGATGAAATTATGACGTATATAATGGATGAAACATTCTCTTTTAATGAATACATATTAAGTAACCCGGAAGAAACCTACAGATATTACAACGATGAAGAACAAAACATATTAGTCGGTTTATATTTAGCTGATCTGGCTTATTGTTTCTGGTTGGATCAACCCGCAAAAGGAATGATCTATTACGATGCCATTGATAATCTATCTAATACCCAATCTCTTTTTCCGCATCTATCATTTGATATCAGAGACCGATTAATCAGTAATAATGGTAGTATCGATTCTTTAAAATTCATTTCAAATGATATCTATAAACTAACAAAGGATTATCTATTAGAGACAGAAAGATACCATACCTATGCTTATATTACAATGGGAAGCATCCTTGAAAGTCTTTATTTAACTTTGAATTCCACCGATCTTAAATATGCATCCAGTTCAATCCATCATCGCATTATTGAGCAGCAGAATCTTATTAATAATCTGGAAAATATGCTTAACACTTACTTATCCGAAAGTGAATCATCAGAGATTAAAAAGAACTTAAAACCTTTGTTAATAGCATATAAAAACATGGTTATCAAAAAGGGTAAAACAACAATATCAAATCAAAATGACTTACTAATAATTGGATCCGATCAAATTACAAATCCTGATTTGGAATCCATATTTAAATTTAAAAGTACTGTGGAAGAAATTCGAAACAATTGGCTTAAACAATAATATAATGAAGTTATTCAAATATTTATCACTACTTATCTCAATGTTGATCAGTTTCAATATTGTAGCACAAAACTGTCGTGATTACGAAAAGAAATGCCCTACTCCTCCAAAAGACTATAAAATCAGTTCGATGTCCAAGTCTTTTTCATTACGCAAGAAACAAACCATCTATGTTAAATTAACATTATATGCTGATAGAATTTATTTTCTTTCTGTTGGCGGTAAAAAAGCATTAGGTGATATACACATGCGATTTTTTGAAAATAATGAAGAAAGAAAGATTTTATATGACAATGCAATTAACAATTTTAATCAGACTAAATCAATTAGAGTCGAATCTACCATCAATTTAGTAATTGAAGTTTCTGCTCCCTCATATTTTAAAGATCGGGTAAGAGAATGCAGTGGTTTATTGGTTGCTTATAAAGACATATAATTGATAATATATAACATGACCATATAGATTTTCGTTAAAAGTATTTCTTAATTATATATAGAAACTAAGATAAAGAAAACCTAAAAATGGCACCTTTATCAGGTTCACTTTCAACCCAAATCTCACCGCCAAGAGCCTCAATTAAAGCCTTCGATATTGTTAAGCCAACTCCTGATCCTTCAAATGGATGATTATTATTTGTTTTGCCTTGCACAAAACGTTCAAAAATTACTTTCTGCATTTCTGTTGATATTCCTACTCCTGTGTCCTTAACGTAAAATTCCAGTTTAAATCCGGTATAACAAGTGCCAATTTCAACATAACCAGATGGAGTATACTTTATAGCATTATTAATTAAATTCATAAACACCTGAAATACTTTTTCTTTGTCTGTTTCAATCACAAACCCATTGGGCAAATCAACTCTTTTAAAAAACTTCAGGCCTTTATCTTTAATCCCAGGTTCAAATGTTAATATTATTTCATCCAACATTTCATTAAGATCTACCTCCTCAATACATATATCTATGTTTTGTCCTGAATCTATTTTAGAAAGAATTACCAGATCATTTATCATTGACATCATTTGCTCACCTGAGTGTTCGATCATTTCGATATAATGGATAAAATTTTCCTTTTCGTCGAAATTAAGTTTCAACAATTGGGTAAAACCAAAAATCCCATTCAGTGGAGTTCTTATTTCATGAGATAAATTTTGAAGGAAAATTGTTTTTAGCCGATCATTTCTTTCAGCTGCTTCTTTAGCCAGATTGAGTGCCCTGGTCCGTTCTTCAACTTTTTGTTCAAGGGTTTCATTCAGATATTTTAATTTATCTATATTTTTTTTCAATAAAATATGAGTTCTTACTCTCATTAGTAAATCGCCTCGGTTAAATGGTTTGGTTATAAAATCCTGAGCGCCTATTTTAAAACCATAGTGGACGTTATTGGTATCGTTATGTGCTGAAAGAAAAATAACCGGCAGACTATCCAAATCATATTTTTCTCTTATTTTTTCGCAGACTTGAAAACCATTCATATCAGGCAAAACAATATCTAACAATATAAGATCAAAACACTGTACCCCAATCCATTCCAAAGCTCCTACCCCGGAGGTTGCAAATTCTACAAGATATTGGTTCTCTTTAAGAATATTACCCAATACCTGAATATTTCGTGGATTATCATCAACAATTAAAATACGACCATTCTTTATTGGTTCAGCTAATGTTATACTCATTTATGATCTTCCTCCATAATTAAAGTTGGTCAATTAAGGTTTTATAATTTTTTAAATGAAGAAGTATTTTTTCAATATTAAAACTTTCTGCAGCAATAACCAGCTCATTACCTAGAATCTTTAATTCTTCAAAATTATGAAGCTGTGCTAATTCAACTAAATCATTTCCAAAATCTCTAATTTTATCAATTGGCTGCCTTAACTTAAACGATTCATATCGTCTGGCAAAATCATTGTTTAAGGTTGTGACTAAAACTTCTTTATTCTTAACATCAAGAGTTGAGGAAAGTACCTTATTTTTAGATTCTTCTATTGTTATAATTTTATTTGGCAAGTGTTTCATAAGCACGAAATATAGATCCTGAATTTGAAGTGGCTTCATCAAAACACCTGCAAAACCATTATTCTTTATCTTTTTTTCTTGCTCTAACATCACCGATGCGGAGTAGGCATAAACAGGAATGTGTTTAAATTTATCGTTATTTTTTAATTGAATAATCAATTCATGTCCGCTAACTTCCGGCATCATTATATCAATGATAAATAAATCTGGAGTATAATCTTCTAATTTAGCAAACGCTGTAATTGCACTATCTGCTTCTACAATTTCAATTTTTGTATCATATAGTATATCCTTTATAAATTGTCGATTCTCCCTGATATCATCAACAACCATTATACTGGCTCTATCAAATTCAATATTGGATGGATTAATGGGTAGTACTTCATCTTCATATCGATGATGCATCTTAAACTGTACATTTTTAATCGTAACACAAAACTTACTACCCTTACCTAATTCTGAAGCAACCTGGATATCACCATTCATCAGATTAATTAATTGCTTGCTGATGGCAAGTCCCAATCCGGTTCCTCCCTTTGTGTGAAACTCTCTGAGTTGAACAAACGATTTAAAAATATTATTCTTAAAATCATCAGGTATTCCAATTCCTGTATCGATTACTTCAATAATTACATCAACGATACCTTTATTTGATGTATTTTGATTCTTTCTGTTAATAACACTGGCTACTAATCTAACAGATCCTGTTTCGGTAAATTTAATTGCATTACCGATCAGATTAATGATCACTTGACGTAATCGGGAAGCATCAATATGGATAGAAATGCCTTTTTGAGCTTTAATCTTTATCTCGAATTTTAAGCCCTTTTCAGAAGCCGCTAAATAAAATATTTTATCAAATTCTTTAAAAAATGAAAATACTTCTATGAACTCAGGTTTTAAATCAATTTTACCTGCTTCTACTTTAGAAAGATCCAGAATATCGTTTATTAGGTTCAGAAGTGAATTACCACTGGTAATGATGGAATTCAAAAACTCTTTCTCTCTTTCATTTTTGATATAATTATTTAACAGATTTGAATAGCCTAAAATGGCATTCATTGGTGTTCTAATCTCATGGCTCATGTTGGCTAAAAATTCACTTTTAGCATTATTAGCCCTAAATGCTTCTTCCTGGGCATTTACTAATATTGATTCATAGTTTTTCTGTGCGGTTATATCACGAGCTGCTGCATATAATAAATTATTAAATGGCACAACATGCCAATCGAGGTAAAGATACTCTCCG contains:
- a CDS encoding hybrid sensor histidine kinase/response regulator, which encodes MSITLAEPIKNGRILIVDDNPRNIQVLGNILKENQYLVEFATSGVGALEWIGVQCFDLILLDIVLPDMNGFQVCEKIREKYDLDSLPVIFLSAHNDTNNVHYGFKIGAQDFITKPFNRGDLLMRVRTHILLKKNIDKLKYLNETLEQKVEERTRALNLAKEAAERNDRLKTIFLQNLSHEIRTPLNGIFGFTQLLKLNFDEKENFIHYIEMIEHSGEQMMSMINDLVILSKIDSGQNIDICIEEVDLNEMLDEIILTFEPGIKDKGLKFFKRVDLPNGFVIETDKEKVFQVFMNLINNAIKYTPSGYVEIGTCYTGFKLEFYVKDTGVGISTEMQKVIFERFVQGKTNNNHPFEGSGVGLTISKALIEALGGEIWVESEPDKGAIFRFSLS